One Rosa chinensis cultivar Old Blush chromosome 3, RchiOBHm-V2, whole genome shotgun sequence DNA window includes the following coding sequences:
- the LOC112192155 gene encoding 60S ribosomal protein L18a-like protein produces MTEAPLPPLISNNNNTTGITLQDHNAGDHDKKEMVKLEVDGGGDSALVEARFSDGVYDKPLSCFGCGIGWFSFLLGFAFPPLWYYATVLYFGNYLKDPRERPGLAASAIAALICSVVLVVLLFSLFS; encoded by the exons ATGACAGAAGCACCATTACCTCCTCTCAtatccaacaacaacaacaccacTGGGATTACATTACAGGATCATAATG CTGGAGACCATGATAAGAAAGAAATGGTGAAACTCGAAGTTGATGGAGGAGGAGACTCGGCTTTGGTAGAGGCTAGATTCTCTGATGGGGTGTATGATAAGCCTCTATCATGCTTTGGTTGTGGCATTGGATGGTTCTC ATTTCTATTGGGATTTGCTTTTCCTCCACTCTGGTACTATGCAACAGTGCTTTACTTTGGGAATTATCTTAAAGACCCTAGAGAGAGACCCGGCCTTGCAGCATCTGCAATTGCA GCTTTAATTTGCTCAGTCGTCTTGGTTGTCCTGCTTTTCTCACTTTTCTCTTAG
- the LOC112192156 gene encoding c-Myc-binding protein homolog: MMHYKEEKEAKKEAFRKYLESSGVLDALTKVLVALYEQNDKPSSALEFVQQKLGGPSLSEYEKLQAELSDLQMKYNQLFTAYQETSAELEELKSSQAHTTHNEAPGSTKETTAAEAQKEKL, from the exons ATGATGCACTACAAGGAG GAAAAAGAGGCAAAGAAAGAAGCTTTCAGGAAGTACTTGGAATCCAGTGGAGTTCTTGATGCCCTCACCAAAG TTTTGGTTGCATTGTACGAGCAGAATGACAAGCCTTCCTCTGCGCTCGA GTTTGTTCAACAAAAGTTAGGAGGTCCATCTTTGTCCGAGTATGAAAAGCTACAGGCTGAATTATCAGATCTGCAGATGAAGTATAACCAACTTTTCACAGCTTACCAAGAGACCAGTGCAGAG TTGGAGGAACTTAAGAGCTCACAAGCGCATACAACACATAATGAGGCACCAGGTTCTACCAAGGAGACCACTGCTGCGGAGGCCCAAAAGGAAAAGTTGTAG
- the LOC112192153 gene encoding putative GPI-anchor transamidase: protein MRFKMCNLFNWVVIMAAFLVLGSINVYAFGSPSSSSAETTMHTNNWAVLVCTSRFWFNYRHMANTLSLYRTVKRLGIPDERIILMLADDMACNARNKYPAQVFNNENHRLNLYGDNVEVDYRGYEVTVENFLRVLTGRHETAVPRSKRLLSDEGSHILLYMTGHGGDEFLKFQDSEELQSHDLADAVKQMKEKRRFKELLIMVDTCQAATLFSQLQSPGVLAIGSSMKGENSYSHHLDSDVGVSVVDRFTFYTLAFFERLNMYDNASVSSLFNSYHPSLLMSTAYHRTDLYQRRLEEVPVTNFFGSVMETIHTDSAYKALSRKSYSRAEINSLFDQSANGDKRTLADSNGQDQFSDLKNEDQQGAFRHLWNTFNDKVGKIEDVDSFVRYGLLAMVPLLLLPTLLSW, encoded by the exons ATGCGGTTCAAGATGTGCAATTTGTTCAATTGGGTAGTGATTATGGCTGCGTTTCTGGTTCTGGGTTCGATCAATGTCTACGCATTtggttctccttcttcttcttctgcagagACCACCATGCACACTAACAATTGGGCTGTTCTGGTCTGCACCTCTCGCTTCTG GTTTAATTATCGACACATGGCCAATACTTTATCCCTGTACAG GACGGTTAAGCGACTTGGAATACCTGATGAGAGGATAATACTTATGCTGGCAGATGACATGGCCTGTAATGCTAGAAACAAGTACCCTGCCCAAGTTTTTAATAATGAAAACCACAGACTCAACTTGTATGGAGATAATGTTGAG GTAGATTATCGAGGTTATGAAGTGACGGTTGAAAATTTTTTACGTGTATTGACTGGGCGCCATGAGACTGCTGTTCCAAGATCTAAGCGTCTTTTAAGTGATGAAGGAAGCCACATTCTTTTGTATATGACCGGACATGGAGGAGATGAGTTTTTAAAATTTCAAGACTCAGAAGAGCTCCAGAGTCATGATTTAGCTGATGCAGTGAAGCAAATGAAAGAAAAGCGTAG GTTCAAGGAGCTGCTGATAATGGTGGACACTTGCCAAGCTGCCACTCTCTTCTCTCAG CTTCAGTCACCTGGTGTTTTGGCTATTGGAAGTAGCATGAAAGGAGAAAATTCATACTCGCATCACTTGGACTCTGAT GTTGGTGTCTCTGTTGTGGATCGTTTTACATTTTACACTCTTGCATTCTTTGAGAGGCTAAATATGTATGACAATGCTTCCGTGAGCAG CCTTTTTAATTCATATCACCCAAGCTTGTTGATGTCAACTGCATATCACCGGACAGATCTGTACCAGCGTCGCCTTGAAGAG GTACCTGTGACAAACTTCTTTGGATCAGTCATGGAAACAATACATACTGATTCAGCTTATAAAGCCCTTTCAAGGAAAAGTTACAGCAGAGCTGAAATAAATTCGCTCTTTGATCAATCAGCCAATGGTGATAAGAGAACTTTGGCAGATTCAAATGGTCAGGATCAATTCAGTGACCTCAAAAACGAG GATCAACAAGGCGCTTTCAGACATTTGTGGAATACTTTCAATGACAAGGTCGGAAAAATTGAAGATGTGGATTCATTTGTGCGGTACGGTTTGCTAGCCATGGTTCCACTATTGCTACTTCCCACATTGTTATCGTGGTGA
- the LOC112192481 gene encoding PHD finger protein MALE MEIOCYTE DEATH 1: MSTQMDQTPDPNSIPTKKRSTRKRLRACSNHSYELTTFCEPGRPISPTGPFRDNIAVFLQQCAELTDFTVQGMNVWFTLLRSRECLVPLFTIEENVNTSKTEFCDHCLSTDWSNHFVSKRKYHMIIPKDDCWTKPLDDSVLEGATHLLHGMIHCDGIGHLLCINGLKGGSKHLCGREIMDLWDRICTNLRTRKITVEDFSKKRSMELRLLHGIAYGRPWFGRWGYRFCHGSFGVAEETYERALDILSSIELEKIIQDFSDMEECEELKRVIHCYKHWSESSLVTIKDLLKFMLTVKAGCPVQRKVRKPKPPTATTLSSLRIKSHLFADVISHNPGRHPARRQKMAADAIVHVLRENEKKGFVNGEMARQDVRDAALLHSRRRGLPIRDIGLLDNVLSKLDNVIIGNHIVCRKLHAMPGIKTGIRKYTVHDLLDGIKSLEPEKELLLPSQALVPDVYSDVLYLYKNVLLGYPESKLVQLATQVVLNTKYFVKEYRFGDKDEQEQCLDIPLPSMTDSANPAESGI; encoded by the exons ATGTCGACCCAAATGGACCAAACCCCGGACCCCAATTCCATCCCAACCAAGAAACGAAGCACCAGGAAGAGGCTCCGAGCTTGCAGCAACCACAGCTATGAGCTCACCACGTTTTGCGAACCGGGTCGCCCGATTAGTCCAACCGGCCCATTCCGAGACAACATTGCCGTGTTTCTTCAACAATGTGCGGAGCTCACCGACTTCACAGTTCAAGGCATGAACGTTTGGTTCACTCTTCTTCGCAGCCGTGAGTGTTTGGTTCCTCTTTTTACTATTGAAGAGAACGTGAACACCTCTAAAACCGAGTTCTGTGATCACTGCTTGTCAACTG ATTGGAGTAACCATTTTGTGTCGAAGAGAAAGTACCACATGATAATTCCCAAGGATGATTGTTGGACTAAGCCTCTAGATGATAGTGTCCTGGAAGGCGCAACGCATCTGTTACATGGTATGATTCACTGTGATGGGATTGGGCATTTGCTATGCATTAATGGACTTAAAGGGGGTTCTAAGCATCTTTGTGGCAGAGAGATCATGGATCTTTGGGATCGGATTTGCACAAATCTTAGAACCAG gAAAATCACAGTTGAAGATTTCTCAAAGAAGCGGTCCATGGAACTTCGACTGCTTCATGGGATTGCTTATGGACGTCCTTGGTTCGGTAGATGGGGGTACAGGTTTTGCCATGGAAGCTTTGGGGTTGCAGAAGAAACATATGAAAGAGCGCTTGATATTCTCAGCTCAATAGAGCTTGAAAAGATCATCCAAGATTTTAGTGACATGGAAGAGTGTGAAGAGCTGAAGAGAGTAATTCATTGCTACAAACATTGGAGCGAATCAAGCTTGGTTACAATCAAAGATCTTCTCAAATTTATGCTCACTGTCAAGGCTGGCTGTCCTGTGCAAAGAAAAGTCAGAAAACCGAAACCGCCTACTGCTACTACTCTTTCATCCCTCCGGATCAAGTCCCATCTGTTTGCTGATGTTATTTCTCACAACCCCGGCAGACATCCTGCAAGAAGACAAAAGATGGCCGCAGATGCAATTGTGCATGTAttgagagaaaatgaaaagaaaggcTTTGTGAATGGTGAGATGGCCAGGCAAGATGTAAGAGATGCAGCTCTGTTGCATAGTAGAAGAAGAGGGTTGCCTATCAGAGATATAGGTTTGTTGGATAATGTACTGAGCAAGCTGGACAATGTGATTATTGGGAATCACATTGTCTGCCGCAAGCTGCATGCGATGCCTGGAATTAAGACTGGAATTAGGAAATATACCGTTCATGATCTTCTCGATGGAATCAAGTCCTTGGAACCTGAGAAAGAGTTACTTCTTCCATCACAAGCTCTAGTTCCTGATGTTTACAGTGATGTTCTTTACTTGTACAAGAATGTACTGTTGGGATATCCAGAATCCAAGTTGGTACAATTGGCTACTCAAGTGGTGTTGAACACCAAGTACTTTGTAAAGGAATATCGATTCGGGGATAAGGATGAGCAAGAGCAGTGCCTTGACATTCCTCTGCCAAGTATGACTGATAGTGCTAATCCTGCTGAATCAGGAATCTAG